One Peterkaempfera bronchialis DNA window includes the following coding sequences:
- a CDS encoding MDR family NADP-dependent oxidoreductase, translating into MTAALPRTAREVRLAAIPGGLPTREHFAVVDTPLPEPGTGQVLVRNRHFLVFPGLRTLIGGEVDGLPLPLLRSGDVLFGPAVGEVVAAPSDSPLRTGDTVAHMLGWREYALVAATECTPLDDTLPDPVAYLSPGSAAYGALTRLADVRAGDIVLVTGAAGAVGSLAGQIARLLGAARVIGSTGSREKAERLVSELGYDAIVLRGAGPIAAQLAEAAPEGIDVLVDTVAGEQLAAALGAARQGARFALVGTLSGQMSAQRSGGSAPVEVDAFRLLVKGVSLRGYSGADHPDVEKEWTGRFGGWLRSGAISFPHTRIAGIDRAPQALQDMIEGRHFGAVVVEL; encoded by the coding sequence ATGACCGCAGCCCTGCCCCGTACCGCCCGTGAAGTCCGGCTCGCCGCCATCCCCGGAGGACTGCCCACGCGGGAACACTTCGCCGTCGTCGACACGCCGCTGCCCGAGCCCGGGACCGGCCAAGTCCTCGTCAGGAACCGGCACTTCCTGGTCTTCCCCGGCCTGCGCACCTTGATCGGCGGAGAGGTCGACGGCCTGCCGCTGCCCCTGCTGCGCAGCGGGGATGTGCTGTTCGGTCCCGCCGTCGGCGAGGTCGTGGCCGCGCCGTCCGACAGCCCGTTGCGCACCGGCGACACCGTCGCCCATATGCTCGGCTGGCGGGAGTACGCGCTGGTGGCAGCCACCGAGTGCACCCCCTTGGACGACACGCTCCCCGATCCGGTCGCCTACCTCTCCCCGGGATCGGCCGCCTACGGCGCGCTGACCCGCCTCGCCGACGTCCGCGCGGGGGACATCGTCCTCGTCACCGGAGCGGCGGGAGCGGTGGGCTCGCTGGCCGGGCAGATCGCCCGGCTGCTGGGCGCCGCGAGGGTGATCGGCAGCACCGGCTCGCGGGAGAAGGCCGAGCGGCTGGTCTCCGAACTCGGCTATGACGCGATCGTGCTGCGAGGAGCCGGGCCCATCGCCGCCCAACTCGCGGAGGCGGCGCCCGAGGGCATCGACGTCCTGGTGGACACCGTCGCCGGCGAGCAACTGGCCGCAGCACTCGGCGCGGCGCGGCAGGGCGCTCGGTTCGCCCTGGTCGGAACGCTGTCGGGGCAGATGTCGGCGCAACGATCCGGCGGCAGCGCCCCGGTGGAGGTCGACGCCTTCCGCCTCCTGGTCAAGGGCGTCTCGCTGCGCGGTTACAGCGGCGCGGACCACCCCGATGTGGAGAAGGAGTGGACCGGTCGCTTCGGCGGCTGGCTGCGCTCCGGTGCGATCAGCTTCCCCCATACCCGGATCGCGGGCATCGATCGCGCACCGCAGGCGTTGCAGGACATGATCGAGGGCAGGCACTTCGGGGCCGTGGTCGTGGAGCTGTAG
- a CDS encoding LysR family transcriptional regulator, with protein MDLDAVRTFVAVTDAGQFQQAAADLSITQQGVSKRIAALEKDLGVRLFTRTARGARLTIDGQAFLPHARDLLKAEERAAASVRPGRRALRVDVINRRIAPAGMLRDFHRAHPETELDVVTLFDADAAIAAVRSGTIDATFRAVTRPARQLPDGIEAVRVLDEPIQLLTGPAHGFAEARAVTPAELAGHRIWMPGNATGTEWAAYYDELAAAFGLTIEATGPNFGTEALLDVIADSSALATFVGEQTRLVWPADYGLRRIAVHDPTPVYPHSLIWRSDNPHPALTALRHHLGSFRPDHDATGTWTPTWLGTQADRLSPSTDVVGRG; from the coding sequence GTGGATCTCGATGCCGTACGCACCTTTGTCGCGGTCACGGACGCGGGCCAGTTCCAGCAGGCCGCCGCCGACCTGTCGATCACCCAGCAGGGCGTCTCCAAGCGCATCGCCGCGCTGGAGAAGGACCTCGGTGTGCGGCTGTTCACCCGCACGGCGCGCGGAGCCAGGCTCACCATCGACGGGCAGGCGTTCCTGCCCCACGCCCGTGATCTCCTCAAGGCCGAGGAACGGGCCGCCGCCTCGGTGCGGCCCGGCCGCCGCGCGCTGCGCGTCGACGTGATCAATCGGCGGATCGCACCGGCAGGCATGCTGCGCGACTTCCACCGCGCGCATCCCGAGACCGAACTCGACGTGGTGACCCTCTTCGACGCCGACGCGGCCATTGCGGCCGTCCGGTCCGGCACGATCGACGCCACCTTCCGCGCTGTCACCCGGCCCGCACGGCAGCTCCCCGACGGCATCGAGGCCGTCCGGGTCCTCGATGAGCCCATCCAGCTCCTCACCGGACCGGCCCACGGGTTCGCCGAAGCCCGCGCGGTCACGCCCGCCGAGCTTGCCGGCCACAGGATCTGGATGCCCGGCAACGCCACCGGTACCGAGTGGGCCGCCTACTACGACGAACTCGCCGCCGCGTTCGGGCTCACCATCGAGGCGACCGGCCCCAACTTCGGCACCGAGGCCCTTCTGGACGTGATCGCCGACTCCTCGGCACTGGCGACCTTCGTCGGCGAGCAGACCCGGCTCGTATGGCCCGCCGACTACGGCCTACGGCGCATCGCCGTGCACGACCCGACACCGGTCTACCCGCACTCGCTGATCTGGCGCAGCGACAACCCCCACCCCGCCCTCACCGCACTCCGCCACCACCTCGGCTCCTTCCGGCCCGACCACGACGCCACCGGGACCTGGACTCCGACCTGGCTCGGCACGCAAGCCGACCGCCTCAGCCCATCCACCGACGTGGTCGGACGAGGTTAG
- a CDS encoding MFS transporter: MAGRRSLGRQFGWLWAAYGVSTFGTWLALDAFPLIATLKLHAGPAEVSALAAAGLAVGAAVAVPLGPWVEFRRKRPVMVAMDLTRCAALMSVPAAFALGRLTFVQLLVVSAVVGAADIAFKAASGACLKALVRPEDLLVANGRFESTTWTATMLGPPLGGAAIGLFGLVMTVLANAVSFLLSAVGIRAIGGSEPRPARSHAPRLRVGDLFDGWRYILAHPALRPLFFNTVLVSGLIMATSPLLVVLMIGRLGFAPWQYGLAFGAPCVGGLLGSRLARRLVTRFGRHRVMLVSGVLRACWSLGLAFVRPGTAGLVLVIAVQLGLVTCMGVFNPVFATYRLDQTETERVARTLSAWSVTSNVTIAALTALWGLLAGITSPRTAIVIAGLLILTTPLLLPRHDRTPQHKREPARSRT; this comes from the coding sequence ATGGCGGGTAGGAGATCGCTGGGGCGGCAGTTCGGGTGGCTCTGGGCGGCGTACGGGGTCAGCACGTTCGGCACCTGGCTCGCGTTGGACGCGTTCCCCTTGATCGCGACGCTCAAGCTGCACGCCGGGCCGGCCGAGGTGTCGGCGCTGGCGGCTGCCGGGCTGGCGGTGGGGGCGGCGGTGGCGGTGCCGCTCGGCCCCTGGGTGGAGTTCCGCCGCAAGCGGCCGGTGATGGTCGCGATGGACCTGACCCGGTGCGCAGCACTGATGAGCGTCCCCGCCGCCTTCGCGCTCGGCCGCCTCACCTTCGTCCAGCTCCTGGTCGTGTCGGCCGTCGTCGGCGCGGCCGACATCGCCTTCAAGGCTGCCAGCGGCGCATGCCTGAAAGCGCTCGTGCGGCCGGAGGACCTGCTCGTCGCCAACGGGCGGTTCGAGTCCACGACCTGGACCGCCACCATGCTCGGACCACCGCTCGGCGGGGCTGCGATCGGGCTGTTCGGCCTGGTGATGACGGTGCTGGCCAATGCGGTCAGCTTCCTGCTCTCGGCGGTCGGCATCCGTGCGATCGGCGGGAGTGAGCCGCGTCCCGCGAGAAGCCATGCGCCTCGGCTGCGGGTCGGCGACCTGTTCGACGGATGGCGGTACATCCTGGCCCATCCGGCGCTGCGCCCGCTCTTCTTCAACACGGTCCTGGTCAGCGGTCTGATCATGGCGACCTCGCCGCTGCTCGTCGTCCTCATGATCGGCCGCCTCGGGTTCGCACCATGGCAGTACGGCCTCGCCTTCGGAGCACCCTGCGTCGGCGGACTCCTCGGCTCACGGCTGGCCCGCCGACTCGTCACGCGGTTCGGGCGGCACAGGGTCATGCTCGTCTCCGGGGTACTGCGCGCCTGCTGGTCACTCGGGCTGGCATTCGTCCGCCCCGGCACTGCCGGGCTGGTGCTGGTCATCGCCGTCCAGCTCGGGCTGGTGACCTGCATGGGCGTGTTCAACCCGGTGTTCGCCACCTACCGGCTCGACCAGACCGAGACGGAACGGGTCGCCCGCACCCTGTCGGCGTGGTCGGTCACCAGCAACGTCACCATCGCGGCCCTGACCGCCCTGTGGGGTCTGCTGGCCGGAATCACCAGCCCGCGCACCGCCATCGTGATCGCCGGTCTCCTCATCCTGACGACCCCGCTGCTGCTCCCCCGACACGACCGCACGCCGCAGCACAAACGGGAACCGGCCCGGAGCCGCACCTGA
- a CDS encoding zf-HC2 domain-containing protein, with the protein MTCSACRAALSARLDGEPSHTSAEETGAGRHLAGCADCRDWLAVAQRLRELARSAPGPSPEWTRALLAGVLGPEAPPVDRCG; encoded by the coding sequence ATGACCTGCTCCGCATGCCGTGCCGCGCTCTCCGCCCGACTGGACGGCGAGCCGTCCCACACCTCCGCCGAGGAGACCGGGGCCGGGCGGCACCTGGCGGGCTGCGCGGACTGCCGGGACTGGCTTGCCGTGGCACAGCGGTTGCGGGAGCTTGCCCGGTCGGCGCCGGGCCCGTCTCCGGAGTGGACGCGGGCCCTGTTGGCCGGGGTACTCGGCCCGGAGGCGCCGCCCGTGGACCGTTGCGGCTGA
- a CDS encoding sigma-70 family RNA polymerase sigma factor has product MDDDELTALALFARAGGPAEVEAFIRATQRDVWRFVAHLTDVESADDLAQETFLRALRSLPAFEGRSSARTWLLAIARRTVVDRFRHDAARPRSAAVRDWPEALERQCGAAPGFEEGVVLADLLAYVPGQRREAFVLTQIAGLSYAETAELCGCRIGTVRSRVSRARDQLIALLRAAEAERSVNERATEAPGVAFLNV; this is encoded by the coding sequence GTGGACGATGACGAGCTGACCGCACTGGCGCTGTTCGCGCGGGCGGGCGGCCCCGCCGAGGTGGAGGCGTTCATCCGGGCGACGCAGCGCGACGTGTGGCGTTTCGTCGCGCATCTCACCGATGTGGAGTCGGCGGACGACCTCGCCCAGGAGACCTTTCTGCGGGCGCTGCGCAGCCTGCCCGCCTTCGAGGGCCGTTCGTCGGCCCGTACCTGGCTGCTGGCCATCGCCCGGCGCACGGTGGTGGACCGTTTCCGTCATGACGCGGCCCGCCCGCGCAGCGCGGCGGTCAGGGACTGGCCCGAGGCGCTGGAGCGGCAGTGCGGCGCCGCCCCGGGCTTCGAGGAGGGCGTCGTACTCGCCGACCTGCTGGCGTATGTGCCCGGCCAGCGCCGGGAGGCGTTCGTCCTCACCCAGATAGCCGGGCTGAGCTATGCGGAGACGGCCGAGCTGTGCGGCTGCCGGATCGGCACCGTACGCTCCCGGGTCTCCCGTGCCAGGGACCAGTTGATCGCCCTGCTGCGGGCCGCAGAGGCCGAGCGGTCGGTCAACGAGCGAGCGACGGAGGCGCCGGGCGTGGCGTTCCTGAACGTCTGA
- a CDS encoding heavy metal translocating P-type ATPase — translation MNPPPVDQEAEGVAPVTTDLAVGGMTCAACVSRVEKRLARIPGVSAGVNLATGRARVLHPPGVPVADLVAAVERAGYTAEPVAGTTPALPGEEDDEEDTAERRRLLIVAALALPVIVLSMVPSLQFRNWQWLCFMLTGPVVVWGATEIHERAWRNLRHSTATMDTLVSLGVIASYGWSIHALFLGGAGTPGMRMPFSLTAEAGGTHPHIYLEAAVGVPLFVLFGRYLERRARRRTGSALRALIELGAKDVCVREDGLEHRIPIEQLLPGRTFVVRPGEKVATDGVIVEGSSALDLSLLTGESAPVEAGPGDPVVGATLNVGGVLLVRATAVGADTQLARITALVTDAQAGKARAQRLADTVAGVFVPCVLAIATAVLGFWLGAGAGPQAAMTAAVAVLVVACPCALGLATPTALIAATGRGAELGILVRGPEVLERLRRIDTVVLDKTGTLTSGRMGLVEAVTVPGTSADEALRLVGAVEHPSEHPIGRALAKAARRQCGDPLPPVAGFTSLPGIGVEGLVEGRNVRAVRPDSRTRELPTALREALGRAEATGHSVVVAEIDGTAAALYTIGDTLRPGSYRAVHRLRGMGLETVLLTGDRHAAARAVAEHLGISEIHADASPQRKAEIITELAEAGRSTAVVGDGVNDAVALASAGLGIAMGNGTDAAIGAAGLTLVRGDIEAVVDAIRLSRRTMATIRTNLVWAFGYNIVLIPLAALGLLNPMLAAAAMSVSSVLVVGNSLRLRVWQPSPSSAARRRPRHLATGTVPLG, via the coding sequence ATGAACCCGCCGCCCGTGGACCAGGAGGCCGAAGGCGTCGCGCCGGTCACCACCGACCTGGCCGTCGGCGGAATGACCTGCGCAGCCTGCGTGTCCCGGGTGGAGAAGCGCCTCGCACGCATTCCCGGCGTCAGCGCGGGCGTCAACCTGGCGACCGGGCGGGCCAGGGTGCTCCACCCGCCCGGCGTGCCGGTCGCCGACCTGGTGGCCGCCGTCGAGCGGGCCGGGTACACGGCTGAGCCGGTCGCCGGCACCACGCCCGCCCTGCCCGGTGAGGAGGACGACGAGGAGGACACCGCCGAGCGCCGGCGGCTGCTCATCGTGGCAGCGCTGGCGCTGCCGGTGATCGTGCTGTCGATGGTGCCGTCCCTCCAGTTCCGCAACTGGCAGTGGCTGTGCTTCATGCTGACCGGGCCGGTGGTCGTCTGGGGCGCCACGGAGATCCACGAGCGGGCCTGGCGGAACCTGCGTCACTCCACGGCCACCATGGACACCTTGGTGAGCCTGGGGGTCATCGCGTCCTACGGCTGGTCCATCCACGCCCTGTTCCTGGGCGGAGCGGGGACGCCCGGCATGCGGATGCCCTTCTCGCTCACCGCCGAAGCCGGGGGCACGCACCCGCACATCTACCTGGAGGCGGCGGTCGGCGTGCCGCTCTTCGTCCTGTTCGGCCGCTACCTGGAACGGCGCGCACGTCGTCGCACCGGCTCGGCGCTGCGCGCCCTGATCGAACTGGGCGCCAAGGACGTCTGCGTGCGCGAGGACGGCCTGGAGCACCGCATCCCCATCGAGCAGTTGCTGCCGGGCCGGACCTTCGTGGTCCGGCCCGGCGAGAAGGTCGCCACCGACGGCGTCATCGTCGAAGGCAGTTCGGCGCTGGACCTCAGCCTGCTCACCGGCGAGAGCGCACCGGTGGAGGCAGGACCGGGAGACCCGGTGGTGGGCGCCACCCTCAATGTGGGCGGCGTCCTGCTGGTGCGTGCGACCGCGGTCGGTGCCGACACCCAACTGGCCAGGATCACTGCGCTGGTCACCGATGCCCAGGCGGGAAAGGCCCGGGCCCAGCGGCTGGCCGACACGGTCGCCGGGGTGTTCGTCCCCTGCGTCCTGGCCATCGCGACCGCCGTACTCGGCTTCTGGCTCGGTGCCGGCGCCGGTCCGCAGGCTGCCATGACCGCGGCGGTAGCCGTCCTGGTGGTGGCCTGCCCGTGCGCCCTGGGCCTGGCCACCCCCACCGCACTCATCGCGGCCACCGGGCGCGGTGCGGAGCTCGGCATCCTGGTCCGCGGACCGGAGGTGCTGGAACGGCTGCGCCGCATCGACACCGTCGTCCTGGACAAGACCGGCACCCTGACCAGCGGTCGGATGGGACTGGTGGAGGCGGTCACCGTGCCGGGCACCTCGGCGGACGAGGCCCTGCGACTGGTCGGCGCGGTCGAACACCCCTCCGAACACCCCATCGGCCGGGCCCTGGCCAAAGCGGCCCGCCGGCAGTGCGGCGACCCGCTGCCCCCGGTCGCCGGCTTCACCTCCCTCCCCGGGATCGGGGTGGAGGGGCTCGTCGAAGGCCGGAACGTGCGGGCGGTCCGCCCCGACAGCCGTACCCGCGAACTCCCCACCGCCCTACGGGAGGCCCTCGGCCGGGCGGAGGCCACCGGCCACTCCGTGGTAGTGGCCGAGATCGACGGCACGGCGGCGGCGCTGTACACCATCGGCGACACCCTGCGCCCCGGCAGCTACCGGGCCGTACACCGGCTTCGGGGGATGGGCCTGGAGACGGTGCTGCTGACCGGTGACCGGCATGCCGCAGCCCGCGCGGTCGCCGAGCACCTGGGCATCAGCGAGATCCACGCCGACGCCTCCCCGCAGCGCAAAGCGGAGATCATCACGGAGCTCGCCGAGGCCGGTCGCAGCACCGCGGTGGTCGGCGACGGCGTCAACGACGCGGTCGCCCTGGCCTCGGCCGGCCTGGGCATCGCGATGGGCAACGGCACCGACGCGGCCATCGGCGCGGCCGGTCTGACCCTGGTGCGCGGTGACATCGAGGCCGTCGTGGACGCGATCCGGCTCTCCCGGCGCACCATGGCCACCATCCGCACCAACCTGGTGTGGGCCTTCGGCTACAACATCGTGCTCATCCCCCTGGCCGCCCTGGGGCTGCTCAACCCCATGCTCGCGGCGGCTGCGATGTCCGTCAGCTCGGTCCTCGTCGTCGGCAACAGCCTGCGGCTGCGTGTCTGGCAGCCCTCCCCGAGCAGCGCCGCCCGCCGTCGCCCCCGCCACCTCGCGACCGGCACCGTTCCTCTCGGGTGA
- a CDS encoding MFS transporter, with product MRTDRSTPTGSGRQDHTTAVPPSGGTAVVALLTCAMAFSMVQLFLLGALGPRLVDDLGISRTVLGLTTTAGFGAAALLSPLAGRAVDRVGPRRCVVALLLLAAAALGLIGAAPGAGLLLCAVALGGVPQALANPATNKIILVAFPPERRGAVTGLKQSGVQLGAFAAGLPLSLLAAGVGWRGAVWAAAVTAVAAAVWAARALPQDTPGTGAVAARRGSARPRGTVGRLAVFSLLLGCGIASVNTYLALFGSQRLGLNPTAAACLVAVLGVAGIAGRVGWSRSAGRPGRAGALPALLAAGAVAAALLLAAAITVGPLVWPAAVAVGAFAVSANAVSMVLVLQQAGPGRAGQDSALVSAGFFAGFAVGPPLFGAMVSAVGYAPGWLLVAAEFLAASVAALPLARCSATAAEAGRS from the coding sequence GTGCGCACCGACCGCAGCACGCCCACGGGCAGCGGCAGGCAGGACCACACCACGGCGGTGCCGCCGTCCGGCGGGACGGCGGTGGTGGCGTTGCTGACCTGCGCGATGGCGTTTTCGATGGTGCAGCTGTTCCTGTTGGGAGCGCTGGGCCCGCGACTGGTCGATGACCTGGGCATCTCCCGTACCGTGCTGGGGCTGACCACCACCGCCGGGTTCGGCGCGGCCGCCCTGCTGTCGCCGTTGGCGGGGCGCGCGGTGGACCGCGTCGGGCCGCGGCGCTGCGTGGTCGCCCTGCTGCTGCTGGCCGCCGCCGCGCTGGGCCTGATCGGGGCCGCGCCGGGGGCGGGCCTGCTGCTGTGCGCGGTCGCGCTCGGCGGCGTACCGCAGGCGCTGGCCAATCCGGCGACCAACAAGATCATCCTGGTCGCCTTTCCACCCGAGCGGCGCGGGGCGGTCACCGGGCTCAAGCAGTCCGGGGTGCAGCTGGGTGCCTTTGCCGCCGGGCTTCCGCTGTCGCTGCTGGCCGCCGGGGTGGGCTGGCGCGGGGCCGTCTGGGCGGCTGCGGTCACGGCGGTGGCGGCGGCGGTGTGGGCGGCCCGCGCGCTGCCGCAGGACACGCCTGGGACCGGCGCCGTCGCTGCGCGCAGGGGGTCGGCCCGGCCGCGCGGCACTGTGGGGCGGCTTGCGGTCTTCTCCCTCCTGCTGGGCTGCGGCATCGCTTCGGTCAACACCTACCTCGCGCTGTTCGGCTCCCAGCGGCTGGGCCTGAACCCCACCGCCGCAGCCTGCCTGGTGGCCGTGCTGGGGGTGGCGGGCATCGCCGGCCGGGTCGGCTGGTCGCGCTCGGCGGGCCGGCCGGGCCGGGCCGGTGCGCTGCCTGCGCTGCTGGCCGCAGGCGCGGTGGCCGCGGCACTGCTGCTGGCCGCTGCGATCACCGTGGGGCCGCTGGTGTGGCCGGCCGCGGTGGCGGTGGGGGCGTTCGCGGTCTCGGCCAATGCGGTCTCCATGGTGCTGGTGCTCCAGCAGGCCGGGCCGGGCCGGGCGGGCCAGGACTCGGCACTGGTGTCGGCCGGGTTCTTCGCCGGGTTCGCTGTCGGGCCGCCGCTGTTCGGCGCGATGGTGTCGGCGGTCGGCTATGCGCCGGGCTGGCTGCTGGTGGCGGCCGAGTTCCTGGCCGCGTCGGTGGCCGCGCTGCCCCTGGCCCGCTGTTCGGCCACGGCGGCGGAGGCCGGGCGGTCATGA
- a CDS encoding sugar ABC transporter permease codes for MTGQGAAWAERALESVLERTRRTAAEVGSRFPLYAEPDTGRWTTTARGSWTGGFWAGLLWLRARATGDPADRAAACAATRSLEFWTDQDTATRGLIFWYGTAPADDCPAAAGLRTRAAQACLSAYDSRLGLVPWGGAFGGPRLLARADGVPGLVPLLAGAGADGRAAAHRMLVRQLGLCLAEDPPRPAWQSRPDGGWAAHPEPAPGWSRTAAWLLLAASDGLHRASGDRRLALGAPVDRLVALRLGEAARPVPRACGEDPAAPVDTSAAAIEAVAALKLAALADAAGRYEDAARLAGRGRQVLGELCAAHLSVPGDRGRPAGMLLDGCYDAERGLAVRHELIWGDFFLALGLAILTGLVGPFDC; via the coding sequence ATGACCGGGCAGGGCGCGGCCTGGGCGGAACGAGCCCTGGAGAGCGTGCTGGAGCGGACCCGGCGCACCGCCGCCGAGGTCGGCTCGCGCTTCCCGCTGTACGCCGAGCCGGACACCGGCCGGTGGACCACGACTGCGCGCGGTTCGTGGACGGGAGGTTTCTGGGCCGGACTGCTGTGGCTGCGGGCGCGGGCCACCGGCGATCCGGCCGACCGGGCGGCCGCGTGCGCCGCCACCCGCAGTCTGGAGTTCTGGACCGACCAGGACACCGCCACCCGGGGTCTGATCTTCTGGTACGGCACCGCGCCGGCCGACGACTGCCCGGCGGCGGCCGGGCTGCGCACTCGGGCGGCGCAGGCGTGCCTGTCCGCGTACGACTCCCGGCTGGGCCTGGTGCCCTGGGGCGGCGCGTTCGGCGGTCCCCGCCTGCTGGCTCGCGCGGACGGGGTACCGGGCCTGGTACCGCTGCTGGCGGGGGCCGGTGCGGACGGCAGGGCGGCGGCCCACCGCATGCTCGTCCGGCAGCTGGGGCTGTGCCTCGCCGAGGATCCCCCGCGCCCTGCCTGGCAGTCGCGGCCCGACGGCGGCTGGGCTGCCCACCCCGAGCCCGCGCCGGGCTGGAGCCGGACGGCGGCGTGGCTGCTGCTGGCTGCCTCCGACGGCCTGCACCGGGCCTCCGGCGACCGGCGGCTCGCCCTGGGGGCGCCGGTGGACAGGCTGGTGGCGCTGCGGCTCGGCGAGGCGGCCCGTCCGGTGCCCCGGGCCTGCGGGGAGGACCCGGCGGCACCGGTGGACACATCGGCGGCCGCCATCGAGGCAGTGGCCGCGCTCAAGCTCGCCGCCCTGGCGGACGCGGCGGGGCGGTACGAGGACGCCGCGCGCCTGGCCGGTCGGGGACGGCAGGTGCTCGGCGAACTGTGCGCGGCCCATCTGTCCGTGCCCGGCGACCGGGGCCGCCCGGCCGGCATGCTGCTGGACGGCTGCTATGACGCCGAACGGGGTCTGGCGGTGCGGCATGAACTGATCTGGGGGGACTTCTTCCTCGCCCTGGGGCTGGCGATCCTCACCGGCCTGGTGGGGCCGTTCGACTGCTGA
- a CDS encoding acyl-CoA dehydrogenase family protein, with translation MPCEAVLDAGGPLARAELARLQQEAREAGLWALPLPAELGGQGLPLADYAYLAEVEGASDHGPAALGSAPLLDVAMLGRHTGEAVRQRYLPRIVAGELRTSYAMTEPDVPGSDPVLTTTRAVPTADGGWTLQGRKWFVTGAGHADLVTVLARTDGAAPQRDGLSLLLVPASTPGFRVVRELPVLGTGGQWEIALDGVTVDGDHLVGPRGQGLAVAGERLVLGRLLRCLRWLGQARRAYDLMCDRARSRARSSGPLADRQLVQQLVFDSLLALRTTRPLVYEAVAGLAAGRDVRLEAGLAKVAAARMLQQVADAAIQVHGAAGLGPDTPLPALFRAGRAARLLDGPDELHIAAVARRVLRPRP, from the coding sequence ATGCCGTGTGAGGCGGTCCTTGACGCGGGCGGCCCGCTGGCCCGCGCCGAACTGGCCCGCCTTCAGCAGGAGGCCAGGGAGGCCGGTCTGTGGGCGCTGCCGCTGCCCGCCGAGCTCGGCGGCCAGGGGCTGCCGCTGGCCGACTACGCGTATCTGGCCGAGGTCGAGGGGGCGAGCGACCACGGCCCGGCGGCCCTCGGCTCGGCGCCCCTGCTGGACGTGGCGATGCTCGGCCGGCACACCGGCGAGGCCGTGCGGCAGCGGTATCTGCCCCGCATCGTGGCCGGTGAGCTGCGCACCAGCTATGCGATGACCGAGCCCGACGTGCCCGGCAGCGACCCGGTGCTGACCACGACGCGCGCCGTGCCCACCGCCGACGGCGGATGGACGCTCCAGGGACGCAAATGGTTCGTCACCGGAGCCGGGCACGCCGACCTGGTCACCGTGCTGGCCCGCACCGACGGGGCGGCGCCGCAGCGGGACGGCCTGTCGCTGCTGCTGGTGCCCGCCTCCACACCGGGGTTCCGGGTCGTCCGCGAGCTGCCGGTGCTGGGCACCGGCGGCCAGTGGGAGATCGCCTTGGACGGCGTCACGGTCGACGGGGACCACCTGGTCGGCCCGCGTGGGCAGGGCCTGGCCGTCGCGGGGGAGCGGCTGGTGCTGGGGCGGCTGCTGCGCTGCCTGCGCTGGCTCGGCCAGGCGCGGCGGGCGTACGACCTGATGTGCGACCGGGCCCGGTCGCGGGCGCGGAGCAGCGGCCCGCTGGCCGACCGGCAGCTGGTGCAGCAGCTCGTCTTCGACTCCCTGCTGGCGCTGCGGACCACCCGGCCGCTGGTGTACGAGGCGGTGGCGGGCCTCGCGGCCGGGCGGGACGTCCGGCTGGAGGCGGGACTGGCCAAGGTCGCCGCCGCCCGGATGCTCCAGCAGGTCGCGGACGCCGCGATCCAGGTGCACGGCGCCGCCGGCCTCGGCCCCGACACCCCGCTGCCGGCCCTGTTCCGCGCCGGCCGCGCCGCCCGGCTGCTCGACGGACCGGACGAACTGCACATCGCCGCAGTGGCCCGCCGCGTCCTGCGGCCGCGCCCATGA